In a genomic window of Bradyrhizobium sp. LLZ17:
- a CDS encoding alcohol dehydrogenase: protein MKSFKVADFKAPLKEFDEATPQPSGTQVLIKVKAAGVCHSDLHIWEGGYDLGHGRKPLSLKDRGINLPLTMGHETVGEVLAFGSDVKPSDQADLELGDVGLVYPWIGCGKCAVCLAGDENMCATPRSLGVYCDGGYADHMLVPHPRYLLNLRGLDPATTAPYACSGVTTYSALKKVEQYFDSPIVMFGAGGLGLMALSLLKAMGGKGAIMLDIDAKKREAAEKAGALATIDPKAPDALEQLASKAGGPIRAVVDLVGNAATTQLGFDCLAKGGKLVIVGLFGGGATWALPLIPIKAVTIQGSYVGNLRETQELLDLVRTKKVPPIPVTRQPLNKANDALVQLQQGAVVGRTVLTP from the coding sequence ATGAAGAGTTTCAAGGTCGCCGATTTCAAGGCGCCGCTCAAGGAGTTCGACGAGGCCACGCCGCAGCCGTCGGGCACGCAGGTGCTGATCAAGGTCAAGGCGGCCGGTGTCTGCCACAGCGACCTCCACATCTGGGAAGGCGGCTACGATCTCGGCCACGGCCGCAAGCCGCTGTCGCTGAAGGACCGCGGCATCAATCTGCCGCTGACGATGGGGCACGAGACCGTCGGTGAAGTCCTGGCGTTCGGATCCGATGTGAAGCCGTCGGATCAGGCCGATCTCGAGCTCGGTGATGTCGGCCTGGTCTATCCCTGGATCGGCTGCGGCAAATGCGCTGTTTGTCTTGCCGGCGACGAGAACATGTGCGCGACGCCCCGCTCGCTCGGCGTCTATTGCGACGGCGGCTATGCCGACCACATGCTGGTGCCGCATCCGCGCTATCTGCTCAATCTCAGGGGGCTCGATCCCGCAACGACTGCGCCCTACGCCTGCTCGGGCGTCACCACCTACAGCGCGCTGAAGAAGGTCGAGCAGTATTTCGACAGTCCGATCGTGATGTTCGGTGCCGGCGGCCTCGGCCTGATGGCGCTGTCGCTGTTGAAGGCGATGGGTGGCAAGGGCGCGATCATGCTCGACATCGACGCGAAGAAGCGCGAGGCGGCGGAAAAGGCCGGCGCGCTCGCGACCATCGACCCCAAGGCACCGGATGCGCTGGAGCAGCTTGCCAGCAAGGCTGGCGGGCCGATCCGCGCCGTCGTCGACCTCGTCGGCAATGCCGCGACCACGCAACTCGGGTTCGATTGCCTGGCCAAGGGCGGCAAGCTCGTCATCGTCGGCCTGTTCGGCGGCGGTGCGACCTGGGCACTGCCGCTGATTCCGATCAAGGCGGTGACGATCCAGGGCAGCTATGTCGGCAACTTGCGTGAGACGCAGGAACTGCTCGATCTCGTCCGCACCAAGAAGGTGCCGCCGATCCCGGTGACGCGGCAGCCGCTCAACAAGGCCAACGACGCGCTGGTGCAATTACAGCAGGGTGCCGTGGTCGGCCGCACCGTGCTGACGCCGTAA
- a CDS encoding isocitrate/isopropylmalate dehydrogenase family protein — protein MSANNAFHIAVLAGDGIGPEVMAPAIEVLRKIEAKSDLRFRFTEAPAGANNYLATGKSIADSTLRLCEEADAILLGACGLPSVRYPDNTEIAPQIELRFIFDLYAGVRPARLIPGVPSPIVGAEKRGIDLVVIRESTEGLFASMGKGVVTHEDARETMVITRKTSERLFEFSFRLAERRKARGKPGSLACVDKANVFKAFAFFRGIFDEIAKNHPEVKTDRLYVDACSAMLVKRPWDFDVMVMENMFGDIVSDITASLIGGLGMAPSADIGDRHAVFQPCHGTAPDIMGQGKANPTGMILSAAMMLDWLADKHAIEGAAQACERIERAVDQIYAGGIRPMEFGGSDGTADITRAVLEAL, from the coding sequence ATGTCCGCAAACAACGCCTTCCACATTGCCGTGCTCGCCGGTGACGGCATCGGTCCCGAGGTCATGGCGCCGGCGATCGAGGTGTTGCGCAAGATCGAGGCGAAGTCGGACTTGCGTTTCCGCTTCACCGAGGCGCCGGCCGGCGCCAACAATTACCTCGCCACCGGCAAGTCGATTGCGGACTCGACGCTCAGGCTGTGCGAGGAGGCAGATGCGATCCTGCTGGGCGCCTGCGGCCTGCCCTCGGTGCGCTATCCCGACAACACGGAGATCGCGCCGCAGATCGAGCTGCGCTTCATCTTCGATCTCTATGCCGGCGTGCGGCCGGCGCGTCTCATTCCGGGCGTGCCGAGCCCGATCGTCGGCGCTGAGAAGCGCGGCATCGATCTCGTCGTGATCCGCGAATCCACCGAAGGCCTGTTCGCATCGATGGGCAAGGGCGTCGTCACCCATGAGGACGCGCGCGAGACGATGGTGATCACGCGGAAGACCTCCGAGCGCCTGTTCGAGTTCTCGTTTCGCCTGGCCGAGCGGCGCAAGGCACGCGGCAAGCCAGGCTCGCTCGCCTGCGTCGACAAGGCGAACGTGTTCAAGGCTTTTGCGTTTTTTCGCGGTATCTTCGACGAGATCGCGAAAAATCATCCCGAAGTGAAGACCGATCGCCTCTATGTCGACGCCTGCTCGGCGATGCTGGTCAAGCGCCCCTGGGATTTCGACGTGATGGTGATGGAGAACATGTTCGGCGACATCGTCTCCGACATCACCGCGAGCCTGATCGGCGGGCTCGGCATGGCGCCTTCGGCCGACATCGGCGACAGGCACGCCGTGTTCCAGCCGTGCCACGGCACCGCGCCCGACATCATGGGGCAGGGCAAGGCCAACCCCACCGGCATGATCCTGTCGGCGGCGATGATGCTCGACTGGCTCGCCGACAAGCACGCCATCGAGGGCGCGGCCCAGGCATGCGAGAGGATCGAGCGCGCCGTGGATCAGATCTATGCCGGCGGCATCAGGCCGATGGAGTTCGGCGGCAGCGACGGTACGGCTGATATTACGAGAGCGGTGCTGGAGGCGCTTTAA